The Maniola hyperantus chromosome 24, iAphHyp1.2, whole genome shotgun sequence genome contains the following window.
atttcaaatttaactattgataataataactttaatattaattttgatataactaatgataactgctgcaaccaagagattgttaacaaaacgattcctcttctatcacctattaacctaagtaatattaatttagattccttaaaaaattcgataaaccaattcaacgatcttgagttgcaaatcaacaggatccaagaggaatctcattttataaaatatagctcgtattattctgcttttacttatataattatttcgttaatttttctatttttatgttataagattatcagatgttttaaacaacgtaattgtaacaaattctgcattcaattttttttccaatgtaatcgcaaaaagatttcgcataaagaaaacaaagcccaaagttctattgaaatgtcacagataacagatgatgaagataacgcatctgtagaccttcgaaatcttagtgcatcagtgcaaagaaatctttcaaataattaaattatgtagaatattttaccatttctctccttttccttttcttttttttactacgctttattttaaattaaagcttcgtctaaaggggggaaatgttataaattaataattttaacatgacgtgttaattcgctgcttcagcatttcaatttatataaagcgaacaatccgcgaggcggcgaggcagtccacatttccatattgaatagttaacactgaaactactgtattcgcgtgaagtaaaagttccgtgtgtgtgaatttccaaattaaattcgttggacatttcttgtggttttttttttcaaaagactgtcgaagcggacctcctaacaagaaggttgcgtaagtaggccactcggagtcaatgccgcgtcgtaggcggggcaatTATCCCAGTTTAGCACTTTTACATtgccagacaaacagacagacagacacactttcgcaattataatattagtatggatgttgaGCATCGACATAGAAATTCCTCATCGAAGATTATATGGCGCCTTCAAAAATGCTCTTCTTAAAAGCTCAGATAAAAGGTAGTTCAATAAGTAGTACCTATGTATTCATACGTCACCACCCCTTTGTCATTTATCATCAAAAATCCGTTCGCAAAATTACTCATCCTTTGTGCTTCTTTAAATATTTCAGCGGGACGCAGAGCCCGATTTTGGTCCTTTGTACAAAGTTTGTATATAGGACATTTTGCAGTCCCTGACACCTTTGTCTCCGAGATCTAGGTCAGGATGGCGGACCTTGATAATTTgaaaaaccggcctagtgcgagtaagactcgcgcaccgagtgttccgtacgaTAGTCGAATTTtgtcaacattttgcacgataaatcaaaaaatattatggataaaaataaataaaaatctgttctagaaagtacagataaagccctttcatatgttacaccaattgatatagttatcctacTTCGAAAACTttcaatgtcaagtgaaaagcaaacaggttacccacgtgcgctgccaatttcgttTTGTCCCATTATAAACTTTTACCGACCCACAAAGGGACGAAAACACCTCGGCTTAAGTTGTTAAAAAGATTAAGCTAACTTACCGTGAAATAACCTAAATTGTTTGGAGCTTGGGGATACTTACTTGGAGTTATCTACTAGGACTGAGGAGTAAATCCATGAcacgaaaataataatataaacactACAGTGCGACCacgctcttttggcgcgtggcaaaaatcggaactaacaccgccatcttgtgaagtgtcagaCTGTCCCcttcacagatatgtccagatatgcaactagcgtggccccctcagtccctctcgctcaagcagaggtacttacttgtgaaatgttattccgtctattttacgtccgcttcggctattgtagcctagtatactgcaacccaccactgcacaataacttcaaaaacaaaaaacaacaaaacgaatcaattatttatttacaatacttgagtcaacataacctcacttcacgttgtttgccaaaatctcacgtacaaatacattttggcaaacaaaaaaagtggccacggtgataaggacaaaacataatcattttgtcacgttctaataagagcttaaatgcatttagctatctcgctctaacagtaagtgacACAATAGGgttacttctaatagtccttgttctgaagTCCCCTTATATGCGGTGTTACTatgtaaaaatctgaaattcactgtttttgttaaatatcaGAGCCATTCCATATACCTACGTTCTTAATCGAAGGTAAAtcctagttaaattaatttagcaAACGATTGTAAATGCAAAAAGTGAAAAATCGTTTTTCGTGAAAAATCatgtatgaaaaaaataactGTAATAAATAGTTTCGGCCAATGAAAATGGTTTATTAAAAGTAGCAATATTGCACATCTCTAACGCTTACAATATTTCTGTCGCTTGTGGCGTCGCTTTCCTAGAAACCCCTAGCTTCGTGATACAAGGATTAAGGGAGACAGAGGCAGATGACATCCATGTAGCAATAAATATAGGTGTCTGTGCCCCGTCCGATAACTCTGATTTATGTCAATTTACAGTGACATATTACGGGGAACACGTAAAGTTGTAAAATGTTTAGGAACCAAGTGACCTAATGAGGAACAGATTGGCCTAGTTATAAACCTTATTTAAAGCACAGCCCCACAGACGGAAAAGACTGGCATCGAGGCGAGGCTACGAGTTAGAAAGAGAAAAAcatctagttaaattaatgaagCAAACGATTGTAAGAAATAATTGTCTGTGAAATATCACCTGTGAAATAGCCGTGaagaaaaataatgaaatttcaCTAAATCAATATGATTTCGAAGTAGCAATAATAGCCATCTATAACGCTTACAATATTTCGGTCGCTTGTGGCGTCGCTTTCCTAGAAACCCCTAGCTTCGTGATACAAGGATTAAGGGAGGTGACAGATGACAACGTTTTCCGTGTCGCAATAAATATAGGTGCCTGTGCCCCGTTCGATAACCCCGATTTATGTCGAATTACAGTGACATATTACGGGGAACACGGAAACTTTGCTAATAAGGTTACCAAGCTACGTTTTTCCATAAGATAGGCTGTTTAGGAACCGAGTGACCTAGTAAGGAACTAATGACCTAGTTAGGCACAGATTGACCTAGTTAAAACTTAACAGAGCGGAACGCCCATATAAAGAAATCGAGTGGCGTCGAGGtgagattttaaaaatatggGCACGTTACTTCCGTCCAAAaaaaactttagaaagagatagcggttttctagagctttgtctctgtcgttgagaccgacgtaGTCACCAGCTTATCTGTTctttcaagggctaacttgtattggcATAAAAAAATAGCCGTTATGTGATACGTGGACAACTGTGacctacatatagtacgcgacagctcgagatggtaatcggggtatgagtcggGGGGATGCGCCGCATAgctgcgctatcccgcaacgTGTTAGCGgcttagcgcaggggctgtgcggggcgtccccacctcgattgccatctcgacctgtcgcgtactatacgtataaTTTGatcttctatatttattttcacaAACAAGCACTATTCGATATACAAATATTAACAgaacaatctaaatatacacCTAGTTAGATTATCCTATCAATGTTTATATAACAAATTGCTTCAATAAGAGGGAGGATTCACAAACTAGATCAGTAGGCCCCGAGTAACGTGATACTTGTCACAAGTGCTCATTAGATCTATAAATGGCTTAAAGGGACTACAAGGCTGTATTAGAGTGGTACTAAGGCTGTATAAGAGTAGACTAATAAAATAGGAAGACGTTCTTATTGAGTTGGAGTAAAACTTTcgatatatgtatatacctgaGGACACACAATTCAGttaggtaggtccaatttcgagaaagagttCAACCGTCGAATCCAACTCCATTGTGGGTCCTCCAATGGGTGGGTACCCATACTCAAACAAATCGTGTGCAGACAGGCCGGTGTTCtggtagtagtaataggtacctaattgaaaTAGTTTGCTTGTGTGGAGTGTACAGGGTGTGATTAAACGAACACATATAAAGTTATTTATGATAAACTTTCTTGAATCTCCATCAAACTTTTCCCTTTCGTCTCTGGGATAAAGAATATAGTAAACAGAACCGCACAAGCGCATGTACATGAGAAGAACCAGAACGCCACATGTCCGCCGACGGTCGCCAACAATGCCCCAAAAGCTGTGGTCACCATGAACCCAAACATCCATGATATCGTCATGGTTACAGTAGAACCCTTGCTTCTGACGTTACTTGTGAACACCTCCCCTATTATTGCGTTGGGAATTATACCAAGACCTGAAATGAAAGCAACGAATTatcatcaatataatattatattaggtaaaAAAAAGGGTACAGTGCGTGCCGCTAAAACTTAGAAATGAGTCCCGGTACGATCAAGGTGTAATAGCTCTCTATCTCCCATCCATTAAGAAGGTTCCCGTTTTTACCTGAAGGGTGTGCTTTTGAAGATACAAGGGTTGGAAGTTTCGCCCTATAGAAATTTCTAGAAAAGTCGAGAACATGCGGGAGTTTTCGAGAGAATTTCACAGAATATCCCAGATCATTGTAGAACATTCCAGAACATTCTCAAATGTGTGTCGAATATTCTGGAATCTGGAAGACTTTTCTCTATGCGTAAAGCTATCTGCTGATAGGGCTATAAAGCAAGATCTGTCGTGGGTTCGAACGTTCTAGAACATTCTGGAATGTTCGGGAATAGTTTGTAATGTTCAGGAATACACTtactacgcgggcgaagccgcggggcaaaagctagtacataaataaatataaaggaCAATGCTCAAAATGTAAGTATGTGAAAAAACCTCatcattatttttgtaaactttACTCGCTGTATTCTAAAGTGACCCCATAGACTGCACGTATAAAAGGAAGAACATTCGTTCTAAATAACCGtctacaatgccgtgtagagtTTTCTCACTATTACTCTATACTACTATTACTCACTCAGGATTAAAATTATAACTGCCATACCCTCTCCGGGATAGCGCACTTTAGTCTTAGACGTCAGCATTTCTTATTCTTAATATTAAATACAGATCAAAATGGCGAACCGGCAGGAAACGAATCCgtgtctcctgggatcgcacccGATGCTCTGAACTTTAAGCTACGGTTCGTTTGCtaccagtgacgaaatttgtgatatgtatgttctcagtactgaagcgactgttaatgttatctagtagcgacactttgcagctatcgaaactactttcaaaggccatGGATGTTTCTAGATGAAATCCCAGACAAACGCTAACttgttaatgaaaaataaagtaTTAAGAAGAAAtctaaagtaaataataaaatggtgataataattaaaatttacccGAATCATAGCCAATGTAGAATAAAATCAGAAGCACTAACGGTAACCACTTTACATTTTCAACAACAGAATTTCCAATGTGGTCCAAGTAAAAGTATAACCCAAGTATGAACTGAAAACAAAATGAACAAATAAGATGAATATTTATAACAAAACAATAAGTAAGAATAAAGAAAAATTAGTGGctgacaaataataattaagttgcTGAAAGATTCATGATAGAAGACaatttttatacctatacttgtaaattCATTATcagcatcatcaaccgatagacgtccactgctggaaataggtctcttggagggacttccacacgccacggtcttacgctgcctgaatccagcgactccctacgactcgtctgatgtcgtccgtccacctagtaagGAGTCTTTCAACGCTGCTTCTTCCAgcgtgaggtcgccattccagcaccttgagaccccaacgtctatcagtttaacgaactatgtgccctgcccattgccacttcagcttcgcaaccatttgagctgtgtcggttactttagttctcctataggatctcctcgtttctaattcaatcacatagagaaactccaagcatagctctctcaatcgcccgctgagtgactctgagctttcttatgaggcccatagttagctagaccatgtctcggatccatatgtcatcactggcaacacgcactgttcgaaaactttggtcttcaatcactgaggaattttggacaagaagacgtCATCTCGATACTTGTAGATTAACAAATCAATATTTATTGAGATAttaatacttagtaaaaaatatttaccataCTTAAAGAACATAATGCACTAGACATTATCAAAATGACTCTTCTTCCAGCTCTTTCGATAAAAAATGGCGTCAAGCTACTTCCTGATAGCTGGAAACACCCAATCACGATCATAGATATATTGGAACTTATTGATGATCCTGCCATATCAAAAATGGCTGCCGAAAAGAAAACTATACCCAAAACCCCACTGCAATGTTGTAAAACGTTAATTACAACGACTATAAACAATGATTTTCTGTTACTTTTCACACTAATTAATTCTATCCACTCCTTTTTAGTATTTGTTCCagtaatttcttttttattttctaacagTTTGTCTTTATCCTCCAATCTGTCCAAGTCTGTTAACACTTTTATTAGTTCCTTATCTTTACCTGCAAAACATTATTACCCAAATTAAAGCCATCTAAtctagaaaaaaaccggccaagtgcgagtcaggctcgcgcaatgagggttccccgtactacagtcgtattttttcgacattttgcacgataattcaaaaactatgatgcataaaaataaataaaaatctgttttagaatgtacaggtgaagacctttcatataataccccacttgatatagttatctcacttcgaaagttgaaaatactaattattagttcatgattacaatttaatttttttttgtgtgatctaaccctaaatttacggttttcagatttttctccaaaatatgtcagctataagatctacctacctgccaaatttcatgattctaggtcaacgggaagtaccctgtaggtttcttgacagacagacagacagacagacagacagacaacaaagtgatcctataagggttccgtttttccttttgaggtacggaaccctaaaaatacaaagtttATTAAAGAGCCGTTTGatgagcataatattattattgtatggtacgtgacagttcgagatggcaatcggggtatgaggcggagggacgcccccaCATACCCGTatatcacccgcgctcgcccacaccgggttagcgcgggggctgtgcgggtgtgcagggcgttcccaccccgattgtcatgcCGATCCGTCGCGAACTATACTACACTGTCTACAAATCTACATGAATAAAATTTATTCGTTTAAAAGATAGGTACGACTTTTGAAGTCATGAGACTATTTGTTACAGTGTGATTAAATTGTATTATGAACACTGACATCATGAAATAAATTCCTTATTTATCCGTGACCTTGTTTTGTCCTAACAAAGATAATGAAAGCAAAACtgcattttaattattatttcacgtTGCCGACAAttttacggcgattacgcactcatccgatccgagtccgtgaaaacaGGTACATGctcctttttattttgtatggcaGCTTATgaaatatgtcgtagataaccACTGGTATATATaggggggtaagggggtgcgctaacatcttagcaccccaaatgtcaacctcacctgcacgtggtgccccctgcgaatcagcggacgaggatatgacgaccgaagaatggcgggataaccattccatatggcttggctttaaataatacagaccagagacgggcagcagcgtcactggtgcgaaatagcctacagccctgcgctgaccaacccgcctgcccagcgtggtcagtaggggcactacttctaatgagcagcgccaatttggcgcgctcttggaaaggcctatgtccagcagtggacgcaaacaggctgatggattggaacCACTGGTattattctcacggatgacggatagaactcagATGACAGAAGTGCAGTAATCGCCGTTATAGTCCCATATTGAAAGTTGTTTATGGCAAAGTAGAgtataataatcttaatatataaaagaaaaaggtgactgactgactgactgatctatcaacgcacagctcaaactactggacgcatcgggctgaaatttggcatgcagatagctattatgacgtaggcatccgctaagaaaggatttttgaaaattcaacccctaagggggtgaaataggggtttgaaatttgtgtagtccacgcgaacgaagtcgcgagcataagctagtatatataaaGTACAGTGATTCGCTTTTCAGTTAGCACCCTTTTTGCATGATCTTTATCACTTACCTATATTTGCTGATTCAGTGTGGAACACTGAGctaatttgacatttatttttaatccattgcaGGTTTTCTAGGAAAGAGTATTTTAAAATCACTGagtaaagcagcaatgtagagctaaccaatgtcaaatgagctcaaatgatattattcagtgttagacacagAAGATGCTATACGTATAGCCATTACAACTAACCttgtattatgtaaaatatcGGCGTCTCTGGCAACCAAAGTAGACAAAATATGTAAACGAGGCTTAAAGACAAAGGTAGATAAGTCGTTGCATGGTAAGAAACAAATGGTCCGTAAGAGAACATTAGTATTGAGCCCAGTGTGGTGAATATTCCAATAGCTGACAAGAGTATACCTCTGATATTTGTTGATCTGTAAAAAACATTAATATGCATTAGTATAAATTAGCGGATATTCGGCGTGTgttactacgctaaaaaacaTCTTcccattattgcctttctaatgaaacagGGTTGGGGCACATTGGT
Protein-coding sequences here:
- the LOC138404051 gene encoding facilitated trehalose transporter Tret1-like — translated: MFLPITGVQRQVIISSCIYLGQMICGYTLSWTGPVIPKLRDLEQSPLPYLLTETQLSLVATITYLGAIPGPYITVWLSNTKGRKPCFIFGGLCLAVSYTLMAAARNLAMLYISRFLVGIAIGVIGVMNLVYIGEIAFLVGIAIGVIGVMNLVYIGEIASTNIRGILLSAIGIFTTLGSILMFSYGPFVSYHATTYLPLSLSLVYIFCLLWLPETPIFYIIQGKDKELIKVLTDLDRLEDKDKLLENKKEITGTNTKKEWIELISVKSNRKSLFIVVVINVLQHCSGVLGIVFFSAAIFDMAGSSISSNISMIVIGCFQLSGSSLTPFFIERAGRRVILIMSSALCSLSMFILGLYFYLDHIGNSVVENVKWLPLVLLILFYIGYDSGLGIIPNAIIGEVFTSNVRSKGSTVTMTISWMFGFMVTTAFGALLATVGGHVAFWFFSCTCACAVLFTIFFIPETKGKSLMEIQESLS